A DNA window from Pseudomonas sp. B21-056 contains the following coding sequences:
- a CDS encoding ABC transporter ATP-binding protein, translating into MKKILQVNDLKVSYGAIQAIKGLDFHVGEGEMVALIGANGAGKTTTLKTLAGMLTPTAGRITFDGKEHARIKSHDLIREGLALVPEGRGIFPKLTVHENLEMGAFSRTDGKTAIETDIERMFNIFPRLKERAFQLAGTMSGGEQQMLAISRALMGKPKLLLLDEPSMGLAPIIVQKIFETIREVVKGGVTLLLVEQNAKLALQTCQRAYVIDGGRIALEGQAQELLHNEQVQKAYLGE; encoded by the coding sequence ATGAAAAAGATCCTCCAGGTAAACGATCTCAAGGTTTCCTATGGCGCCATCCAGGCCATCAAGGGGCTGGACTTTCATGTGGGCGAAGGTGAAATGGTCGCCTTGATCGGGGCCAACGGCGCTGGCAAGACCACCACACTCAAGACCCTGGCCGGCATGCTGACACCGACCGCAGGGCGGATTACCTTCGACGGGAAAGAGCATGCCAGGATCAAGAGTCACGACTTGATACGGGAAGGCTTGGCGCTGGTGCCGGAAGGGCGTGGCATCTTCCCCAAACTGACGGTTCACGAAAACCTGGAAATGGGCGCCTTTTCCCGTACCGATGGCAAGACGGCTATCGAGACCGACATAGAACGCATGTTCAACATTTTCCCCCGGCTCAAGGAAAGGGCTTTCCAGCTCGCCGGCACCATGTCCGGTGGCGAGCAGCAGATGCTGGCGATCTCCCGCGCCCTGATGGGTAAGCCCAAATTACTCCTGCTCGACGAACCCTCCATGGGGCTCGCTCCGATTATCGTGCAGAAGATATTCGAGACTATCCGTGAGGTGGTGAAGGGCGGCGTCACGCTGCTGCTGGTAGAGCAAAACGCGAAGCTCGCCTTGCAGACATGCCAGAGAGCCTATGTGATTGACGGTGGCCGGATTGCCCTGGAAGGGCAAGCGCAAGAGTTGCTTCACAATGAGCAGGTGCAGAAAGCCTATCTGGGCGAATAG
- a CDS encoding AraC family transcriptional regulator, with translation MKWDTIEAPHGLTPPAPLKVRAQSIPARHSFPEHAHDWHQMVYAISGVLTVNTHSGSFVISPEQAAWLPTGLSHKVGSMFGAEFRSLWISDHIPSGLPGDHPTLFDVSPLLKALIIEAARIEDEEDNDGYTGRITQLILDQLRRTTPISTALPWPRNQALVTLCEALYADPADPTEMDSWARKLGMSERTLARHFVSETGMSLRTWRRRLRLFRAIELLGDGLDVTRTALELGYGSTSAFIYAFRQELGSSPHAYMRGESAPA, from the coding sequence ATGAAGTGGGACACCATCGAAGCCCCCCACGGCCTCACCCCCCCCGCGCCCTTGAAGGTACGCGCCCAGTCCATCCCTGCGCGACACAGTTTTCCCGAGCATGCCCATGACTGGCACCAGATGGTCTATGCGATTTCCGGCGTGCTGACGGTCAATACGCACTCCGGCTCCTTCGTGATCTCGCCGGAACAGGCCGCCTGGCTGCCGACCGGACTCAGTCACAAGGTCGGCTCAATGTTCGGTGCGGAGTTTCGCAGCCTGTGGATCAGCGATCACATCCCGTCCGGCCTGCCTGGCGATCACCCCACATTGTTCGACGTGTCGCCCTTGCTCAAGGCGCTGATCATCGAAGCGGCCCGGATAGAAGATGAAGAAGACAACGACGGCTACACCGGTCGCATCACGCAACTGATCCTCGACCAACTGCGTCGCACCACCCCTATCTCCACCGCCCTGCCCTGGCCCCGTAATCAGGCGTTGGTGACGCTGTGCGAAGCCCTGTATGCCGACCCGGCGGATCCGACGGAAATGGACAGCTGGGCTCGGAAACTGGGAATGTCCGAGCGCACGCTGGCGCGCCATTTTGTCAGCGAAACAGGGATGAGCCTGCGTACCTGGCGAAGACGACTGCGCCTGTTCAGAGCCATCGAACTGCTCGGTGATGGCCTGGACGTGACCCGCACGGCCCTGGAGCTGGGCTACGGTTCCACCTCCGCGTTCATCTATGCGTTTCGCCAGGAACTGGGCAGCAGCCCGCACGCGTATATGCGTGGGGAGTCGGCGCCAGCGTGA
- a CDS encoding flavin monoamine oxidase family protein, which translates to MRKARVAIVGAGLSGLYAAYALQKKGVTDYVVLEARDVPGGRIVSIPPSGVMNSRQDRFDLGPSWFWPGYQRQLDRVIQELKLRRYEQYETGDMMVERSRDIPAARTRGYVNSPPSMRLEGGMGALTDTLREHLDSTRILTGQTVRNMRRTEHGIELDSTDSSGQVTIWDVEQVLLAMPPRLAQATIDFSPALPVELARSWAETGTWMAPHAKYFAIFDTPFWREQGLSGEGRSGVGPLVEIHDASIPQGSAALFGFIGVPATVRKTVPEHELRSLCRAQLVRMFGPQAGAPKAEFVKDWAAEPFTATEADLTGASQHAAAPSAMAVSGPWRGCLTGIASEWSPQFPGYVAGAVDAADQGVQGLARHSIFVYSNT; encoded by the coding sequence ATGCGAAAAGCTCGAGTGGCGATTGTCGGGGCGGGCTTGAGTGGCCTGTATGCCGCCTATGCACTGCAGAAAAAAGGTGTCACGGACTATGTAGTGCTCGAAGCCCGGGACGTGCCGGGGGGACGCATCGTATCCATCCCTCCTTCCGGCGTCATGAACTCCAGACAGGACCGCTTCGACCTGGGTCCCTCGTGGTTCTGGCCTGGCTATCAACGGCAGCTGGATCGTGTCATCCAGGAACTGAAGCTGCGTCGTTACGAGCAGTATGAGACAGGCGACATGATGGTGGAGCGTTCACGCGACATACCTGCTGCTCGCACGCGCGGCTACGTGAATTCACCGCCTTCGATGCGTCTGGAGGGTGGCATGGGCGCCCTTACCGACACCTTGCGTGAGCACCTGGACTCAACGCGAATCCTCACTGGGCAAACGGTGCGCAACATGCGCCGCACAGAACATGGCATTGAATTGGATAGCACCGACTCATCAGGCCAGGTCACCATCTGGGACGTCGAACAGGTTCTCCTCGCGATGCCTCCACGCCTGGCACAGGCCACGATCGATTTTTCGCCAGCCTTGCCGGTGGAGCTCGCCCGAAGCTGGGCAGAGACCGGCACATGGATGGCCCCCCACGCCAAGTACTTCGCAATCTTCGATACACCTTTCTGGCGCGAGCAAGGACTCTCCGGCGAAGGACGAAGCGGAGTTGGCCCCCTGGTGGAGATCCATGACGCTTCGATTCCACAGGGCAGCGCCGCGCTGTTCGGCTTCATTGGTGTTCCGGCGACCGTTCGCAAGACAGTGCCTGAACACGAGTTACGATCACTTTGCCGCGCCCAGTTGGTCCGGATGTTTGGTCCACAGGCCGGTGCTCCGAAAGCCGAGTTCGTGAAAGACTGGGCAGCAGAGCCATTTACCGCCACCGAGGCTGATCTCACGGGTGCGAGTCAACATGCAGCAGCGCCCTCTGCCATGGCAGTCTCCGGGCCGTGGCGTGGATGCCTTACCGGTATCGCCAGTGAATGGTCGCCACAGTTTCCCGGCTATGTCGCCGGCGCAGTCGATGCAGCTGATCAGGGGGTACAGGGGCTGGCGAGACATTCGATTTTCGTGTACTCCAACACCTGA
- a CDS encoding cupin domain-containing protein — MLVNADFSRSAIVASHSYQWVASPQGGIERVMLDRLGGETARATSIVRYAPETSFPSHPHPGGEEILVLSGTLSEEDQHYPAGWYLRNPPGSSHQPSSHEGALIFVKLWQMKPDEKDPVRIDTNDPRAWQQQDSREICPLFSGEDEQVCLLRLQPGDPLFTQSIDSAELLVLSGHIETVGQAFERGSWIRLPPGAYPDITAGSQGATVYLKTGHLLNMPVGI; from the coding sequence ATGCTCGTCAACGCAGACTTCTCCCGCAGCGCCATCGTCGCGTCCCACAGTTACCAATGGGTGGCTTCGCCGCAAGGCGGCATCGAGCGCGTCATGCTGGATCGGCTGGGGGGCGAGACGGCCCGAGCGACCAGCATTGTGCGCTATGCCCCGGAAACTTCTTTCCCCTCGCACCCGCATCCTGGCGGCGAAGAAATCCTGGTGTTGTCTGGAACACTTTCGGAAGAAGACCAACACTACCCCGCCGGCTGGTACCTGCGAAATCCTCCAGGATCGTCCCATCAGCCCTCCAGCCATGAAGGTGCGCTCATCTTCGTCAAGCTTTGGCAGATGAAACCTGATGAGAAGGATCCGGTGCGGATCGATACAAACGATCCCCGGGCCTGGCAGCAGCAGGACAGTCGGGAAATCTGCCCGCTGTTCTCGGGAGAAGACGAACAGGTCTGCCTGCTACGTCTACAACCAGGAGATCCTCTCTTTACCCAGAGCATCGACAGCGCCGAGTTGTTGGTGCTTTCCGGCCACATTGAAACGGTGGGGCAAGCATTCGAGCGCGGCAGCTGGATACGCTTGCCACCGGGCGCCTATCCGGACATTACCGCCGGCAGCCAAGGTGCCACCGTGTATCTCAAGACCGGACATCTGCTCAACATGCCGGTGGGGATTTAA
- the gcvA gene encoding transcriptional regulator GcvA, giving the protein MKLPVHLNALRAFEASARHQSFSAAAAELNVTPAAVGQLVRSLEEWLGTPLFHRASSGRVRLVATEAAEHALPDIRAGFDRLTLGLERLKEDSSGSVLTVTVSPAFAAKWLLPRIESFHAAWPDMDVRLDTNLRAVDFVAQRIDIGVRYGPGSWPGLVAEKLMDEEVYPVCSPRLLVDSTRLQTPDDLARETLIHDLSMDSHMDFPTWAAWVGKLGLTRVATSRGMKINNSAAVLQGAIDGQGVALARSVMARDDLAAGRLVRLFPQIKFESPLAYYVVYRPGCSSLPRLKAFRDWLFEIAAK; this is encoded by the coding sequence ATGAAGCTGCCAGTCCACCTCAATGCTTTGCGTGCCTTCGAGGCCAGCGCCCGTCATCAGAGCTTTTCCGCCGCGGCGGCCGAGCTCAATGTCACACCTGCCGCTGTCGGTCAGCTCGTGCGCTCCCTGGAGGAGTGGCTGGGCACACCGCTCTTTCATCGGGCGTCCAGCGGTCGGGTCAGGCTTGTTGCGACAGAGGCAGCCGAACATGCACTGCCTGATATTCGGGCCGGTTTTGACAGGCTCACGCTAGGCCTGGAAAGGCTCAAGGAAGACTCGAGTGGCAGCGTCCTCACGGTCACGGTCAGCCCCGCATTCGCCGCCAAATGGCTGTTGCCGCGCATCGAGAGTTTTCATGCCGCCTGGCCCGACATGGATGTGCGCCTGGACACGAATCTGCGGGCTGTGGATTTCGTCGCCCAAAGGATCGACATCGGCGTGCGTTACGGGCCGGGGAGCTGGCCAGGACTGGTTGCGGAAAAGTTGATGGATGAGGAAGTCTATCCCGTCTGTTCGCCCAGGCTGCTGGTCGATTCTACGCGTCTGCAGACGCCGGACGATCTTGCCCGGGAAACACTCATTCATGACTTGTCCATGGATAGCCATATGGATTTCCCGACGTGGGCGGCGTGGGTCGGAAAGTTGGGCCTTACCCGTGTAGCGACCTCCCGCGGCATGAAGATCAATAACTCGGCGGCAGTCTTGCAAGGGGCAATCGATGGACAGGGGGTGGCGCTGGCTCGCAGTGTCATGGCCCGCGATGACCTGGCAGCGGGGCGACTGGTCAGGTTGTTCCCGCAGATAAAGTTCGAGTCGCCCCTGGCCTATTACGTGGTCTACCGTCCAGGGTGTTCGAGCCTGCCGAGGCTGAAGGCCTTTCGCGATTGGTTGTTCGAGATTGCGGCCAAGTAG
- a CDS encoding tetratricopeptide repeat protein, with translation MTCLDRYSLPLSTTSNVAAERYRTGVDLLLSLWPGAAETLEEAISADPDFALAHAARARLHAVRAEVSEAKARIAKAMELAQANGTERERSHVQVLWFAINGQPAKALAGALQHTDRWPLDIVILSLPLGAFGLFAFSGMADHDQARVELCERHARHFPENDWWFLTYRGWAHGENGDVALGRELTQRALELRRNNVNAVHAVAHVLHESGANDEAAGVIRDWLPGYDRSGILHGHIAWHGALVTLERGDTETALGIYTEQVAPSVSTGVPINVVSDSASFLWRLQAYGHEVPAGLWDEAAGYASGYFQQPGFPFADFHMAILAAVTGDEHALEQRANALSELVRDGNLRAGAVVPALCHAVQAFAQGRYADCAKILEPVAHDAVRLGGSGAQREIVQDTLLVALMRAGEVKKARALLDQRLHRRPSPRDSLWLAGLAAG, from the coding sequence ATGACCTGCCTCGACCGTTACAGTCTGCCCCTTTCGACCACGTCCAACGTTGCCGCCGAGCGTTATCGCACGGGTGTGGACTTGTTGCTTTCCCTGTGGCCTGGCGCAGCTGAAACCCTCGAAGAAGCCATTTCAGCCGATCCGGATTTCGCCCTGGCCCATGCTGCCCGTGCCCGCTTGCACGCGGTGCGTGCCGAAGTCAGCGAGGCCAAGGCCAGGATCGCCAAGGCGATGGAACTGGCGCAGGCCAACGGCACCGAGCGTGAGCGAAGCCATGTGCAGGTGCTCTGGTTCGCCATCAATGGCCAACCGGCCAAGGCCCTGGCCGGCGCCTTGCAACATACGGATCGTTGGCCCCTGGATATCGTGATCCTGTCGCTGCCGCTGGGTGCGTTCGGGCTGTTCGCGTTCTCCGGCATGGCTGACCATGACCAGGCCCGGGTGGAGCTGTGCGAGCGTCACGCCCGTCATTTCCCGGAAAACGACTGGTGGTTTCTCACCTATCGCGGCTGGGCCCATGGCGAGAACGGTGATGTCGCCCTCGGCCGTGAACTGACCCAACGGGCGCTGGAACTGCGCCGCAACAACGTCAACGCCGTGCACGCGGTAGCACACGTGCTCCATGAGTCCGGGGCCAACGACGAAGCGGCCGGGGTCATCCGCGACTGGCTGCCCGGCTACGACCGCAGCGGCATCCTGCACGGTCATATCGCCTGGCACGGCGCACTGGTGACGCTGGAGCGCGGCGATACCGAAACTGCACTCGGTATCTATACCGAGCAAGTGGCGCCTTCGGTGTCCACCGGCGTACCGATCAACGTGGTCAGCGACAGCGCTTCGTTCCTGTGGCGCTTGCAGGCCTACGGGCACGAGGTGCCGGCCGGCCTGTGGGACGAGGCGGCCGGCTATGCGTCCGGTTACTTCCAGCAGCCGGGCTTCCCCTTTGCCGATTTCCACATGGCTATTCTCGCGGCCGTCACCGGCGATGAGCACGCCCTCGAGCAGCGGGCCAACGCGCTGAGTGAATTGGTGCGCGATGGCAACCTGCGCGCGGGGGCCGTGGTCCCGGCCCTTTGTCATGCGGTGCAGGCGTTCGCCCAGGGGCGCTATGCTGATTGTGCGAAGATCCTCGAGCCGGTGGCCCATGATGCCGTGCGCTTGGGGGGCAGCGGCGCCCAGCGCGAAATCGTCCAGGACACGTTGCTGGTGGCGTTGATGCGGGCCGGCGAAGTGAAGAAGGCCAGGGCTTTGCTGGATCAGCGCCTGCATCGCCGGC